From Tachyglossus aculeatus isolate mTacAcu1 chromosome 12 unlocalized genomic scaffold, mTacAcu1.pri SUPER_6_unloc_1, whole genome shotgun sequence, the proteins below share one genomic window:
- the UCN3 gene encoding urocortin-3, which translates to MVPSTGFLLLLLLLLEAPQEGRPHKLYRANSIFGYIDTALSAAKKGQLEDGAPLVKRSFGYLPDGDRSWEREEGVEEEEEHSQDKEKRTLPGSGRDGAGRGTGPRSKLLSQALWKFKQHPSKTKATRNTKVTLSLDIPTSIMQVLFTMAKDQSLQAKANANAQLMAQIGRRK; encoded by the coding sequence ATGGTGCCATCCACTGgtttcctgctcctgctgctgctgctgctggaagcCCCTCAGGAGGGCCGACCCCACAAGCTCTACAGGGCCAACTCCATCTTCGGCTACATCGACACGGCTCTGTCTGCCGCCAAGAAGGGGCAGCTAGAGGACGGGGCTCCGCTGGTCAAGCGGAGCTTTGGCTACCTGCCGGATGGGGACCGgtcctgggagagggaggagggagtggaggaggaggaggagcacagcCAAGACAAGGAGAAAAGGACTCtccctgggagtgggagggatggagcTGGAAGGGGCACAGGACCCCGTTCCAAGCTCCTCTCCCAGGCCCTGTGGAAGTTCAAGCAGCACCCGAGCAAGACCAAGGCCACCCGGAATACCAAGGTCACCCTGAGCCTGGACATCCCCACCAGTATCATGCAAGTCCTCTTCACCATGGCCAAGGATCAAAGCTTGCAAGCCAAGGCAAATGCCAATGCGCAACTGATGGCCCAGATCGGAAGGCGGAAGTAG